From the Fibrobacter sp. UWB11 genome, one window contains:
- a CDS encoding response regulator yields MSLQYNILWVDDRKEEYQSLEMDGEIKSYVQGLFFNPCIDMYDNIREAEEKAPSKKYDVIFSDYNIGEGGDGLDFITAIRKKCVNAEVLFYSALHNPPATNLDRISFLRLKDNRSYDELKEKMKSVINLTLEKLNDLSNLRGLVMSEVSELDVVMKKIVSDYCNDSENEKNMRDYIVGTIEERNKTSLESSSCKKQCTHVWRTKNIKDVVFKQGFESYTTARAINYIVQKIKAKDSESDIEFNLESYKSEIIDNRNILAHCQAAYDAEGNEILKTSKEDKKFNFEDIINIRKNIIKYHNVFKNLSNEVSSNG; encoded by the coding sequence ATGAGTTTACAATACAACATCCTTTGGGTCGATGATAGAAAAGAAGAATATCAATCTTTAGAAATGGATGGAGAAATTAAATCCTATGTTCAAGGGCTTTTTTTCAACCCTTGTATTGATATGTATGATAACATAAGAGAGGCGGAAGAAAAAGCGCCGTCAAAAAAATATGATGTTATTTTCTCTGATTACAATATTGGCGAAGGCGGGGACGGTCTTGATTTCATAACGGCGATTCGAAAGAAATGTGTTAATGCTGAAGTTTTGTTCTATTCAGCTCTTCATAATCCGCCTGCAACGAATTTGGACAGGATTTCATTTCTTCGTTTAAAAGACAATCGCTCCTATGATGAGCTAAAAGAAAAAATGAAATCAGTCATCAATTTAACTTTGGAAAAACTAAATGATCTAAGCAATCTTCGTGGACTTGTCATGTCCGAGGTGAGTGAACTTGATGTAGTGATGAAAAAAATTGTTTCCGACTATTGCAATGATTCAGAAAATGAGAAAAATATGCGTGATTACATTGTTGGAACAATTGAAGAACGTAACAAGACTTCTTTAGAGAGTTCAAGTTGTAAGAAGCAATGTACGCATGTCTGGCGAACTAAGAATATCAAGGATGTTGTATTTAAACAAGGTTTTGAGTCGTATACAACGGCTAGAGCTATTAACTACATTGTTCAAAAGATAAAGGCGAAAGACTCTGAAAGCGACATAGAGTTTAATCTCGAGTCATACAAATCTGAGATTATTGATAATCGAAATATATTAGCGCATTGTCAGGCGGCATATGATGCTGAAGGAAATGAAATTCTGAAAACTTCAAAAGAAGATAAAAAGTTTAATTTCGAGGATATTATTAATATACGAAAAAATATTATTAAATATCATAATGTGTTTAAAAACCTTTCAAATGAGGTCTCATCAAATGGCTGA
- a CDS encoding KilA-N domain-containing protein, which produces MKIKVMDAEISVQRIGNEDYISLTDMARSQMQEHIIFKWLSTKSTIEYLGEWESLYNPDFNYTEFGTIKNMAGSNNFVLSTKQWILSTNALGIVAKTGRYGGTFAHRDIAYHFGMWISPRFHLLLIHEYQRLKAAEQAQLGWSVRRELSKINYHIHTDAIKQNLIPATLSKQQMSMVYASEADVLNVALFGFTAKEWRDAHADLQGNVRDYATVNQLICLSNMESLNSVLIKEGLPQPERLQKLNQIAISQMTVLESIGENKLLK; this is translated from the coding sequence ATGAAGATAAAGGTAATGGACGCCGAGATTTCGGTGCAGAGAATCGGGAACGAGGATTACATCTCGCTAACAGATATGGCTCGTAGCCAAATGCAGGAACACATTATTTTCAAATGGCTTAGCACCAAAAGTACAATCGAATATTTAGGTGAGTGGGAGTCCCTCTACAATCCAGATTTTAATTATACCGAATTCGGTACAATTAAAAATATGGCAGGAAGCAACAATTTCGTCCTTTCGACAAAACAATGGATACTTTCCACTAATGCCCTTGGCATAGTGGCAAAAACAGGCCGATATGGAGGAACATTCGCCCATAGGGATATCGCCTATCATTTCGGAATGTGGATTAGCCCACGATTTCACCTACTTCTCATTCACGAATACCAGCGTCTCAAGGCTGCAGAACAGGCTCAATTGGGCTGGTCCGTGCGGCGAGAACTGTCAAAAATCAACTACCATATCCATACGGACGCAATCAAGCAAAACTTGATTCCCGCGACGCTTTCGAAGCAGCAGATGAGCATGGTTTATGCAAGCGAGGCAGACGTTTTGAATGTCGCCCTGTTTGGCTTTACCGCGAAGGAATGGCGCGATGCCCATGCCGACTTGCAGGGGAATGTCCGCGACTATGCGACGGTGAACCAGCTGATTTGCCTTTCGAATATGGAATCGCTGAATTCCGTATTGATTAAGGAGGGGCTGCCGCAACCCGAACGCCTGCAAAAGCTGAACCAGATAGCCATTTCTCAGATGACTGTGCTGGAATCGATTGGGGAAAACAAGTTGTTGAAATAA
- a CDS encoding Hsp20/alpha crystallin family protein, with the protein MMNTQILPNAFYGIQNFIDSLNAANAQGECTYTPKADYYETENGFALEVELPGVKKEDMDIQVEKNILTVKATRARKDEKFTYERSFRLADDINTDNIKVSLENGILKFDLTKKAQAAARKITIA; encoded by the coding sequence ATGATGAACACACAGATTCTTCCGAACGCTTTCTATGGTATCCAGAATTTCATTGACAGCTTGAACGCAGCAAACGCACAGGGCGAATGCACTTACACGCCGAAGGCTGACTACTACGAAACCGAAAACGGCTTTGCTCTCGAAGTTGAGCTGCCGGGCGTCAAGAAAGAAGATATGGACATCCAAGTAGAAAAGAATATTTTGACTGTCAAGGCCACTCGCGCCCGCAAGGACGAAAAGTTCACTTACGAACGCAGCTTCCGCTTGGCAGACGATATTAATACAGACAACATCAAGGTCTCCTTGGAAAACGGTATCTTGAAATTTGACCTTACCAAGAAAGCTCAGGCCGCAGCCCGCAAAATCACGATTGCCTAA
- a CDS encoding DNA cytosine methyltransferase, with product MYEFIDLFCGAGGFSTGLELAGFRCIGGIDNIETIVKTHALNHKHSKSICGDIREIPPEKFAKIIGKKKVDVIIGGPPCPTFSTIGDAKIRSVTGLPTEKDPRNQLFLEYLKYVEYFRPEIFVIENVPNFITKYNGKIFNTAVKIIESIGKEENGGEGLYEVIKPVQVLNSVYYGVPQTRKRMLLVAQKKSKLKFSYPKPTHYYDQEDKKGLKHFVTVGDAIGDLPRITDNWRVSEVEYSKYTRLNEYQKIMRSNHSSRFVSNNICRMSNDRAKQVFPHMPQGGKYMDLPPEIRRILPFREDIFHDRLKRLIMDQPSWTVIAHIGMDGYMYIHPTENRTLSVREAARLQSFPDDFVFVGNQQETYVQVGNAVPPLLGKAMGESLMEFLKKRRTK from the coding sequence GTGTACGAATTTATTGATTTGTTCTGTGGTGCAGGAGGCTTTTCAACAGGGCTTGAATTGGCTGGTTTTAGGTGCATTGGAGGAATAGATAATATAGAAACCATTGTAAAAACTCACGCACTAAATCACAAACATTCAAAATCCATTTGTGGTGACATAAGAGAGATTCCGCCCGAAAAATTTGCGAAGATTATTGGTAAAAAAAAGGTTGATGTCATTATCGGAGGGCCTCCTTGCCCGACTTTTTCAACCATTGGAGACGCAAAAATTCGTTCTGTTACGGGTTTGCCAACAGAAAAGGATCCTAGAAATCAGCTGTTTTTAGAATACCTAAAGTATGTTGAATATTTTCGTCCCGAAATATTTGTTATTGAGAATGTTCCGAATTTTATAACAAAGTATAACGGCAAGATATTTAATACAGCTGTCAAGATTATTGAAAGTATTGGAAAAGAAGAAAATGGTGGAGAAGGACTCTATGAAGTAATCAAGCCTGTTCAAGTTTTGAACAGCGTATATTATGGAGTGCCACAGACAAGAAAAAGAATGCTTTTGGTCGCCCAAAAGAAATCGAAACTGAAATTTTCCTATCCAAAGCCAACTCATTATTATGATCAAGAAGATAAGAAAGGTTTGAAACATTTTGTAACCGTTGGCGATGCTATTGGTGATTTGCCTAGAATTACGGATAATTGGCGTGTTTCGGAAGTTGAGTATTCTAAATATACTCGCTTAAATGAATATCAGAAAATAATGCGTTCAAATCATAGCTCGAGATTTGTCTCTAACAACATTTGTAGAATGTCTAATGACAGAGCTAAACAGGTTTTTCCTCATATGCCTCAAGGAGGTAAATATATGGATTTACCTCCTGAAATCCGAAGAATTTTGCCGTTTAGAGAAGATATTTTCCATGATAGACTGAAACGTCTGATAATGGACCAACCTTCTTGGACTGTTATTGCGCACATTGGAATGGATGGATACATGTATATCCATCCGACAGAAAACAGAACCCTTTCTGTTCGTGAAGCGGCACGATTGCAGTCTTTCCCAGATGATTTTGTTTTTGTTGGAAATCAACAAGAGACCTATGTTCAAGTAGGAAATGCAGTTCCCCCGCTTTTAGGGAAAGCGATGGGCGAAAGCTTAATGGAATTTTTAAAGAAAAGGAGGACTAAATGA
- a CDS encoding metal ABC transporter substrate-binding protein, with product MKKISFCGLAFALFAATLSSLVACNNVEKKPEQSKLSIVTTIYPEYAWTKEILGSRADSVNLTLLMKNGVDLHSYKPTAQDIAKIASADMVVYVGGESDEWIKDALEASPKKGRSEINLLEALGDRVKAEEVVEGMQAEHEEHEHHEHHDEHAEEHHHHHDHEEEVENDEHVWLSLKNAEILVQKIATELAKKDSAHAKLYTENAKDYIAKIQSLDAEYRTTIDSAARKTVLFGDRFPFRYLVDDYGLKYYAAFVGCSAESEASFETIAFLAGKMDSLSLPAIFTIEKGNQKIARAILEASKSSKAAQVLTINSMQSVTEQQIAEGFSYLSIMESNLEVLKQAIK from the coding sequence ATGAAAAAGATTTCATTTTGTGGTTTGGCATTCGCACTTTTTGCAGCAACGCTCAGTTCCCTCGTCGCTTGCAACAATGTCGAAAAGAAACCGGAACAAAGCAAGCTCTCTATCGTCACAACAATTTATCCGGAATACGCATGGACTAAAGAAATTCTCGGTTCACGCGCAGACTCTGTAAATCTCACGCTTTTGATGAAGAACGGTGTTGATTTGCATAGCTACAAGCCCACGGCACAGGATATTGCAAAGATTGCAAGTGCTGACATGGTTGTTTACGTGGGTGGAGAATCGGATGAATGGATCAAGGATGCGCTCGAAGCATCCCCGAAAAAAGGCCGTTCCGAAATTAATTTGCTTGAAGCTCTCGGCGACCGCGTCAAGGCGGAAGAAGTTGTCGAAGGGATGCAGGCGGAACACGAAGAGCACGAGCATCATGAACATCACGACGAGCATGCCGAAGAGCACCACCATCATCACGACCATGAAGAAGAAGTCGAAAACGATGAACACGTTTGGCTCTCGCTGAAGAACGCCGAAATTTTGGTACAAAAGATTGCAACAGAACTTGCAAAGAAAGACTCCGCACACGCAAAGCTCTACACCGAAAACGCAAAAGACTACATCGCAAAAATTCAATCGCTCGATGCAGAATACCGCACAACCATTGATAGTGCCGCCCGCAAGACAGTTCTTTTTGGCGATCGTTTTCCTTTTCGTTATTTGGTGGACGATTATGGCCTTAAGTATTATGCTGCGTTTGTGGGCTGTTCCGCCGAAAGTGAAGCGAGCTTTGAGACAATTGCGTTCCTTGCGGGGAAGATGGATTCTCTATCGCTGCCGGCCATTTTCACCATCGAAAAAGGGAACCAGAAAATCGCACGCGCCATTCTCGAAGCAAGCAAAAGCTCAAAGGCAGCGCAAGTTCTTACCATCAATTCGATGCAATCGGTAACGGAACAGCAAATCGCCGAAGGGTTCAGCTATTTATCGATTATGGAATCGAATCTTGAAGTTCTGAAACAAGCAATTAAGTAA
- a CDS encoding DNA cytosine methyltransferase translates to MRYIDIFAGCGGLSVGLQNAGWQGIFAIEKNKDAFSTLKYNLIDHGHHFQWPDWLDVKEHDIKKFLDENEDKLRELEGQVDLVAGGPPCQGFSLAGKRDLSDSRNKLVKQYIRFVELVKPRALIFENVHGFTVHFQSQKGRISQYSSYVIKKLEELGYRTDSKVIDVSQYGVPQKRRRFILVAMRNSDPSEVFAHLEGNKNNFCREKGIRQSTTIRDAIGDLEEANGTCQSPDTKRFQAGFYGRADSGYQRLMRQGLRNHQGAVDSHRFVNHSAAVIKLHNDLLQNAPKGKRITPKDGLIENLKRRGVTVLDANSQAPTITSIPDELVHYEEPRILTVREQARIQSFPDWFEFKGKYTSGGKLRKKEVPRYTQVGNAVPPLFAEQVGRALMEVMNG, encoded by the coding sequence ATGCGCTATATCGACATATTCGCAGGGTGCGGCGGCTTGTCCGTTGGTTTGCAAAATGCCGGTTGGCAAGGCATATTCGCTATTGAAAAAAATAAAGATGCGTTCTCTACATTGAAGTATAATTTGATTGATCATGGTCATCATTTCCAGTGGCCCGATTGGTTGGATGTGAAAGAACATGATATCAAAAAATTTTTGGATGAAAACGAAGATAAACTTCGTGAGCTGGAAGGCCAGGTGGATTTGGTAGCAGGGGGCCCGCCTTGTCAGGGATTCTCACTTGCTGGAAAAAGGGATCTGAGCGATTCGCGTAACAAGCTTGTTAAACAGTATATAAGGTTTGTCGAGTTAGTCAAGCCCAGGGCGCTCATATTCGAAAATGTACATGGCTTTACCGTTCATTTTCAAAGCCAAAAGGGACGAATATCCCAATATTCGTCTTATGTCATAAAGAAGCTTGAAGAACTTGGTTATCGTACGGATTCCAAAGTTATTGATGTCTCCCAATACGGTGTTCCTCAAAAACGGCGTAGGTTTATCCTTGTTGCTATGCGGAATTCTGACCCATCCGAAGTATTTGCTCATTTGGAGGGCAACAAAAATAATTTCTGCCGAGAAAAAGGAATCAGACAATCTACAACTATTCGAGATGCTATTGGCGATTTGGAAGAAGCGAACGGCACATGCCAGTCTCCCGATACCAAACGGTTCCAAGCCGGGTTCTATGGTCGAGCCGATTCAGGTTATCAAAGGCTGATGCGTCAAGGACTTCGGAATCATCAGGGTGCCGTTGACAGTCATCGTTTTGTCAATCATTCTGCCGCAGTGATAAAATTGCACAACGATTTGTTGCAGAATGCCCCCAAAGGCAAGCGAATAACGCCCAAAGATGGCTTAATAGAAAATCTGAAAAGGCGTGGTGTTACAGTCCTTGATGCGAATTCTCAAGCACCGACAATAACGTCAATTCCAGATGAACTCGTTCATTACGAAGAACCGCGAATTCTTACAGTGCGCGAGCAGGCTCGAATTCAAAGTTTCCCCGATTGGTTTGAATTTAAGGGAAAATATACTTCGGGCGGAAAGTTAAGGAAAAAAGAAGTTCCTCGATATACACAAGTCGGAAACGCGGTGCCGCCATTGTTTGCAGAACAGGTGGGAAGAGCCTTGATGGAGGTGATGAATGGATAA
- a CDS encoding ATP-binding protein — translation MDKVQFKVSSAIKDLVGKDLIRNDNIAVFELVKNSYDAFASKVVIIFESDKITIADNGKGMTFDDLKNKWLFLAYSAKKDGSEDAEDEKQQSYRDKIGRHYAGAKGVGRFSCDRLGENLQLTTKKKESKQTERLIVHWKDFEKDQKKEFIDINVEHDSLDEKVSFPERKNTGTILEISGLRENWDRPKILELKRSLEKLINPLSDTSSFSIEIVCENEKKQDAEEIKKNAHDRDIVNGVLKNSIAKVIGLKTTKIDVSLNADSIETLLIDRDTKIYQIKEKNTFDKLKAVKISLYFLNRAAKKNFTEEMGIQPVKYGSVFLFRNGFRILPFGNPGDDSWKLDYRAQQGYNRFLGTRDLFGRVDIQTDKIDEFKEVSSRDGGLIESETTIQLLRLFDVVHHRLERYVSGVLWGEAFLRRQYFKDKAEVERNRALLSQDKDSDSAEYVINSSLGSKIDFVQLVKTLISDENIDVIYYNKDLANIFEEPNLFDNANPQVITDLERIAENTKDGKLMASVEDARKKIAELQKQKEDAEKRAEEANLRAEKASQERDQAQYNAQIAEAKQNKAESENKRMRSENLFLSSDVNKDVKQLASLQHHITHTSSFIHALALKAIDAINSDNKEKSISFIQRIIFENTKIATLSNFVSKAKFDLMSKKITKDIVAFVNEYMNNVYSLANEDMNISVAETTISHELQFAPIDLIVVLDSLLDNSRKAEAKNITIQWEEKGSTVLLNFSDDGHGISDEILPKVFDYRFSTTNGGGLGLYHVQEICKKMNVDIQIDNKCHGVKFIFAFK, via the coding sequence ATGGATAAAGTCCAATTTAAAGTCAGTTCAGCCATCAAGGATTTAGTCGGTAAAGATTTGATTCGCAATGATAACATTGCGGTTTTTGAACTTGTCAAAAATTCCTATGATGCGTTCGCTTCAAAAGTTGTCATAATATTTGAATCCGATAAGATTACGATTGCCGATAATGGTAAGGGAATGACTTTTGATGACTTGAAAAACAAGTGGCTTTTTTTGGCTTATTCCGCAAAGAAAGACGGCTCGGAAGATGCAGAAGATGAAAAACAGCAGTCTTATCGCGATAAAATTGGCAGGCATTATGCTGGTGCAAAAGGCGTAGGTCGTTTTTCGTGTGATAGGTTGGGAGAAAATCTCCAATTAACCACAAAAAAGAAAGAGTCAAAACAAACTGAACGGCTAATTGTACATTGGAAGGATTTTGAGAAAGACCAAAAAAAAGAATTTATTGACATCAATGTAGAACACGATTCTTTAGATGAAAAAGTATCGTTCCCAGAGAGAAAAAATACGGGAACTATTTTGGAGATAAGTGGACTTCGAGAAAATTGGGATCGCCCCAAGATTCTTGAATTAAAACGTTCACTTGAAAAATTAATTAATCCGCTATCCGATACTTCTAGTTTTTCTATCGAAATCGTTTGCGAAAACGAAAAGAAGCAAGATGCCGAAGAAATAAAGAAGAACGCACACGATCGTGATATAGTCAATGGCGTACTAAAAAATAGTATTGCCAAAGTTATCGGATTAAAGACCACAAAGATTGATGTTTCATTAAATGCCGATAGTATCGAAACTCTTTTGATTGACCGTGATACGAAAATTTATCAGATCAAGGAAAAGAATACTTTCGACAAACTTAAGGCTGTAAAAATAAGTCTCTATTTTCTCAACAGAGCGGCAAAGAAGAATTTCACAGAAGAAATGGGCATCCAGCCCGTTAAATATGGATCAGTTTTTCTGTTCCGTAATGGTTTTAGAATCCTTCCTTTTGGTAATCCTGGAGATGATAGCTGGAAACTCGATTATAGAGCTCAACAGGGTTATAATCGTTTTCTTGGAACTCGTGATTTGTTTGGTCGTGTTGATATTCAGACAGACAAAATTGACGAATTTAAAGAGGTCTCTAGCCGCGATGGTGGCCTAATTGAATCGGAGACAACCATTCAGTTGTTAAGGTTGTTCGATGTGGTCCACCATCGACTAGAGCGATATGTTTCTGGTGTATTATGGGGCGAAGCCTTCTTAAGAAGACAGTATTTTAAAGATAAGGCCGAAGTTGAAAGGAATAGGGCCTTATTAAGTCAGGATAAGGACTCAGATTCCGCAGAATATGTAATCAACTCTAGTCTGGGGAGTAAGATTGACTTTGTTCAGTTGGTAAAGACCCTAATTAGCGATGAAAATATCGATGTCATATACTACAATAAGGACTTGGCAAACATTTTTGAAGAGCCGAATTTGTTCGATAATGCCAATCCTCAAGTTATTACCGATTTAGAACGGATCGCAGAAAATACAAAAGATGGCAAATTGATGGCATCTGTAGAAGATGCCAGAAAAAAAATTGCTGAATTACAGAAGCAAAAAGAAGATGCTGAAAAAAGAGCCGAGGAAGCGAATCTTCGTGCGGAAAAGGCGAGCCAAGAACGAGACCAGGCGCAATATAACGCCCAAATAGCCGAGGCGAAGCAGAATAAGGCCGAATCCGAAAATAAAAGGATGCGTTCGGAAAATCTATTCTTGTCTTCGGATGTTAATAAAGATGTCAAGCAGCTAGCCTCTTTGCAACACCACATAACGCATACATCTAGTTTTATTCATGCTTTAGCACTAAAAGCGATTGATGCGATAAATTCAGACAACAAAGAGAAATCAATATCGTTTATTCAGCGAATTATTTTTGAGAATACCAAAATTGCGACACTTTCCAATTTTGTAAGCAAAGCAAAATTTGACTTGATGTCAAAAAAAATAACAAAAGATATTGTTGCTTTTGTTAACGAATATATGAACAACGTGTATTCGTTGGCTAATGAGGACATGAATATTTCAGTAGCAGAAACGACCATTTCGCATGAATTGCAATTTGCTCCGATTGATCTCATTGTTGTTCTGGATAGCCTGCTTGATAACTCTCGAAAAGCGGAGGCAAAAAACATTACTATCCAATGGGAAGAAAAAGGTTCAACGGTTTTGCTGAACTTTAGTGACGATGGACACGGGATCTCTGACGAAATTCTTCCAAAGGTTTTTGACTATCGCTTTTCTACTACGAATGGCGGAGGATTAGGCTTGTACCATGTGCAGGAAATTTGTAAAAAAATGAATGTTGACATACAAATTGACAATAAATGTCATGGCGTAAAATTTATATTTGCGTTTAAGTGA
- a CDS encoding YhcG family protein: MTEKSPVDVRQAVNTIKNAILQSQYRAAKVVNREQLSLYFGIGRYVSEHSRKGVWGTGAIERISEQLQKELPGLRGFSGTSIKKMRQFYEEWGFIIRPPTAGDLSKFDQKCNFSTSLTDLEGIDYTLLLAQNRQPMAADMMNKFLSISFTHHIEIITKSKDLQERLFYIHQTFVNHWDKNKLRDMLKSDLFHHQGKLPNNFTNTMNSSKNALQAIGMFKDEYLLDFINVEELGVRDKADIDERVVEKAIVNNVKNFIMTFGRDFAFVGNQYHLEKFGHDEYPDLLFYNRELTALVAVELKQGAFKPAYLGQLSAYLRILDSEVKKPFENPNIGIVLCKEADKTFVEFLIQGYDNPMGVATYKSAEDVRKVLPSEEDLRKAMEEG, translated from the coding sequence ATGACTGAAAAATCACCCGTAGATGTTCGCCAAGCCGTCAATACGATAAAAAACGCCATCCTTCAAAGCCAATATAGGGCGGCGAAGGTTGTGAATAGGGAACAATTGTCGCTTTACTTCGGAATAGGCCGATATGTTTCGGAACATTCTAGGAAAGGAGTATGGGGAACTGGTGCTATTGAACGCATCAGCGAACAATTGCAAAAGGAATTGCCTGGATTGAGGGGTTTTTCTGGCACAAGCATTAAGAAAATGCGCCAATTTTATGAAGAATGGGGCTTTATAATTCGACCGCCCACGGCGGGCGATTTGTCGAAATTTGATCAAAAATGCAATTTTTCCACTTCGTTAACCGATTTGGAAGGCATTGACTATACCTTACTCCTGGCACAAAATCGGCAGCCGATGGCTGCCGATATGATGAACAAATTTCTGTCAATTAGTTTTACTCATCATATAGAAATAATTACCAAATCAAAAGACCTGCAAGAACGCCTCTTCTACATCCACCAGACATTCGTCAATCATTGGGACAAAAACAAGCTCCGCGATATGCTCAAATCGGATCTTTTCCACCATCAAGGAAAATTGCCTAATAACTTTACAAACACGATGAACAGTTCAAAGAATGCTTTGCAGGCTATCGGAATGTTCAAGGACGAATATCTGCTCGATTTTATCAATGTCGAGGAATTGGGCGTTCGCGACAAGGCGGATATTGACGAGCGAGTTGTCGAAAAAGCTATTGTCAACAATGTTAAAAACTTCATCATGACCTTCGGACGTGACTTCGCATTTGTCGGTAATCAGTACCATCTAGAAAAGTTCGGGCATGACGAATATCCTGATTTGCTTTTCTACAACCGGGAATTGACGGCTCTTGTTGCAGTCGAATTGAAGCAAGGGGCTTTCAAGCCGGCTTATCTCGGACAACTAAGTGCTTACCTGCGCATTCTCGATAGCGAAGTCAAGAAGCCGTTCGAAAATCCGAATATTGGCATTGTACTTTGCAAGGAAGCGGATAAAACATTTGTGGAGTTTCTCATACAAGGTTACGATAATCCAATGGGGGTAGCCACTTATAAATCAGCTGAAGATGTTCGCAAGGTTCTGCCTTCGGAAGAAGACCTACGCAAAGCGATGGAAGAGGGGTAA
- a CDS encoding DNA cytosine methyltransferase: MPKKFTFIDLFAGCGGLSEGFYREGFKALLHLEWDATACQTLRTRMKHYGYKAPDIEKAVVCDDITRPDIVEELSSRIDSNVDILVGGPPCQAFSTQGRAQDPNSMKDDPRNYLFENYLLVLNHFKPKFFVFENVRGILTAKPKGKRIFDEIISKMRKTYKVCDDSKIILLNAADYGVPQIRERVILIGVRNDLDIEPEEIYKSVVKTNSNDEKSKLPPYVTIRDAISDLPFVLPSEGKEVWENYETDIHNDFLSKIKPDGFKSVYNHTARTQNEKDRERYRILSEHQNWQLKDLQCVRPDLVNHDPKHFGNRYTVQEWGKPGKTICAHLYKDGNLFIHPDPNQERTFTVREAARVQSFPDDFFFEGSKTEQYRQVGNAVPPLMAQALAKAIKKFLKKVN, translated from the coding sequence ATGCCTAAGAAGTTTACATTTATTGATTTATTTGCCGGATGTGGTGGGTTATCTGAAGGCTTCTATCGAGAAGGTTTTAAGGCTTTGTTGCACTTAGAATGGGATGCTACTGCTTGCCAGACTCTGCGGACAAGAATGAAACACTATGGCTACAAGGCTCCAGATATTGAGAAAGCCGTTGTATGCGATGATATTACTCGTCCAGATATTGTGGAAGAATTGTCATCACGGATTGATTCGAATGTAGACATCTTAGTTGGAGGCCCTCCTTGTCAGGCGTTTTCGACACAGGGTCGAGCTCAGGATCCAAATTCAATGAAGGATGATCCGCGTAATTACTTGTTTGAAAATTATTTGCTGGTGTTGAATCATTTTAAACCAAAGTTTTTTGTTTTTGAAAATGTTCGTGGAATCCTTACAGCAAAACCGAAGGGAAAAAGAATTTTTGACGAAATAATTTCAAAAATGCGTAAGACTTATAAGGTTTGTGATGATTCTAAAATCATTCTCTTGAACGCCGCTGATTACGGTGTCCCACAAATTCGAGAAAGAGTCATACTCATTGGCGTCAGAAACGATCTTGATATTGAGCCCGAAGAGATATATAAGAGTGTTGTAAAGACCAATAGCAACGATGAAAAATCAAAGTTGCCGCCTTATGTGACAATTAGGGATGCAATTTCGGATTTGCCTTTTGTACTCCCTTCTGAAGGCAAAGAAGTTTGGGAAAATTACGAAACAGATATTCATAACGATTTTCTTTCTAAAATAAAACCTGATGGTTTTAAGTCTGTTTATAACCATACGGCAAGAACTCAGAATGAGAAAGATCGAGAGCGCTATCGTATTTTGAGTGAGCATCAAAATTGGCAATTAAAAGATTTGCAGTGTGTTCGTCCCGATTTGGTAAATCACGATCCGAAGCATTTTGGAAACAGATATACTGTTCAAGAATGGGGTAAGCCAGGAAAAACGATTTGCGCGCACCTTTACAAGGATGGAAATCTATTCATTCATCCTGATCCAAATCAGGAACGAACTTTTACTGTGCGTGAAGCGGCTCGAGTTCAATCTTTCCCAGATGACTTTTTCTTTGAAGGTTCTAAAACAGAGCAGTATCGTCAAGTTGGGAATGCCGTGCCTCCCTTAATGGCACAGGCTTTAGCAAAGGCTATCAAAAAATTTTTGAAAAAGGTTAATTAA